The following DNA comes from Kluyveromyces lactis strain NRRL Y-1140 chromosome E complete sequence.
AGTGACATCGACTGTTACATAATATGGAATTTGTCTACAGGTTTTCTCGGAATAGTCGTATTTTTCACTCTTTTTTTAGAGTTTACAGACTAAACTTCTTCATGatgtgaaaaaaaaggacaTCCAACGACAATATATTCCATTTACAATACGATGTACATTGTACTGAATCTGCAATTGAATATGTTCTCTCTATAGTGTATAAATAAATGAAGGCTATGAAACTTCTGCTGAGGTGTTATGCATGAAAAGTCTGTAGACTATAGGTGCGTCAGtttttttatatatgtactTTTTTGGCCGGCTTTTTCTCTTATGCTTGAGACACTAGGGACAAATTCTCATCAACTTGACACATTTCCACACCTGTAGCCAACATTTGATCTTGTAGTGCTGTCTTTATAAACGGAATGACTTTTTCCATATCACTTGCAGTGTTTTTTGTTATACCCGAATAATTCTCTGGGAAAATCAAAACTGAGTTTAAGTCTTTCAAGAAGCGATATTGAGGTGTTTTCACTAAAGTAtacttcaagaaatcatgCACCAGAGGTTCGATATTATCTATTTGGCTTGAATCGAACACTCCGGAAATGACTATTGCATTAGGGCCCTCGTATGGGGCCGGTAAAGGTGTCTCGGATGCGGGGATATTAATTAAGGTTTTCGTGACTTTTGTTGAGTAATGTTCTTGcattctttccttttctaatGTTTTAAATAGTTGATAGAGTTCTGATGCGTCCTTGAGTGTTAACTCCGGCTTCTTAGATTGTGATTGGATCTTTTTTAGGTAAACTGATCTATTTGGTTCTCGATCTTGACTTTCGGAGTAGAGAGCGTATGCAGATGCCAACTCTTTGATAAATTGACGCTGTGGTACTCtcattggtttcaaatgAAGACTTAATTTTTGAGTGTCCTCTAtgaatttatcaaaaacaGCACAAATTTGATCACACCAGTTCACTTGTTTTTTGTAAACGTTCAAGACCAATTCAGAGTAAGGCATATTTAGatcatcaaattttttaGCAACAAGAACAATGGATTCCAGTTGCtcttttgtatttttgGGCTTTTCATTCATCCCAAAAGCCTCCATCAATTCCATATGCCTTTGCAACTTTGCACATTCTTCATCACATGgcaatttttcagtttctgatCTACTTTGAGTGTCGTGGGTAGCACCACACTCAACCTGTTTTGTTCGACGATTGCAGTCACAAGTGATGACGACTTTTTCATGGCATACTTTCTCCGGACATGGTGAATTACCATGACATTTTTCTTTACAAAGATGTCCAcataaacttcttttcaaccCGCATGGTTTGGCACATTTGATTTCGCATTCTCCTTCAACATGACATTTCTTCTGACATTTGTGATGACATGTTGCTAATGGCAGCCCACATTCGGTACCACAGGCCACCTGAGAGTCTGGAACAAGACACAACGTACGCATATCGTGCTTTTTGTAACATCTGCATTTTTTAATCACGTTAGCCGTACAAGGAGGACAGTCTGTACCGGCAGGATGACATTTATGAGGTCCAACTCTATGTCCGCACGGAGCTGGGCCCTCAGAAATTTTTATACAAGGATTTGGACACGGAGGTAGTTTGGTACCACACCTAACAGGAGCTGGAACGACAGTCTTCCCGCACGGGCATACCAAATCATTTGGATCCGATTCCAAGCATGGTGGGCATTTGCCAGGATGGCACTTCCATGTACAATCATGTATCCCACAACTCAGTTTTAAATTACATTGTTTTAAGCAGACATGTTCAGGCTCTACTAGAGTCTCATTGTTAAGGTCTCTTTTCAGGAACAAAGTTTTCTCTCGCTTCTTAGCAGCTGGTTTCCCCGAACAACATATTTCCATGCATTTGTGTCTTCTACAGGACATATTCGATTCGCATTTGATGTTACAGCGAGGGGTATCATGAAGCTGACAAGGAGTAAGAAACGTCTTCGAGTGACATGTACATGGAGTCTTTGTAATAATTAAGCATGGGTCCATACAATCACCTGTATGACATGAAAAAGGACACGTATGTTTCCCGCACGATAACTGTTTCCCACATACATTGGAACATGTCGGAATCGTATCAGTACATTTCCTCCTGGGTTTATCCAGCTCTTTTAGCATAGTTTTTCCACAAGGACATGTCTTGAGAGTCTTGGGAGAAAATGGACAGGGTCTCGACCTATCTATACCTGCAGGCGCAAGACATTGCTCCACGTATGTATGGTGATCACAAGAATAATGTAAAGTTCGAACCTCGCCACATGAATACACACCGATCCATTTTTTGCCACTCACATCTTTAGAATAGTCCAAAACTCTAAGATCGGAACATTGAATCCCAGACTTAACATCAGAACCACAATAGCAAGGCAATTCTGTTTTTATTATACTTTCACAGGGACCACAAAATCCAGTATGGCAAGTCTTTTGGCAAGTGTGTTTTCCGCAAGGCAAAAGTAAACCACAAACATCACCGCAATTATAGGAGTTTCCTAGAACTTTAGACCTAGAACAAGGGATTTGCTTACAGTGTTTTCCACATTTGCATTTAATTTGCACAGGGATCAGGCACTCAGGATGTGGACCGAGATGACAAACCTTGGAACAACCATGTACGCATGAATATGCATTGCAAGTTTGACCACAGGAATTAGGATCTAGCTCATTAACATCTGGATTGACAACTTTTCCACACCAACAGGTacttcttttctgttttggAATCTTATGGTTGAT
Coding sequences within:
- the FAP1 gene encoding Fap1p (similar to uniprot|P53971 Saccharomyces cerevisiae YNL023C) — encoded protein: MTAEELIYPESEPRLYSSDSDFDSDNDEDTNIPYYEQTVKEIKDGDQYVCMICTVELDSTCRMYACDSCYRVFDYECVREWALKSTNKTLDKSWKCPNCYKINHKIPKQKRSTCWCGKVVNPDVNELDPNSCGQTCNAYSCVHGCSKVCHLGPHPECLIPVQIKCKCGKHCKQIPCSRSKVLGNSYNCGDVCGLLLPCGKHTCQKTCHTGFCGPCESIIKTELPCYCGSDVKSGIQCSDLRVLDYSKDVSGKKWIGVYSCGEVRTLHYSCDHHTYVEQCLAPAGIDRSRPCPFSPKTLKTCPCGKTMLKELDKPRRKCTDTIPTCSNVCGKQLSCGKHTCPFSCHTGDCMDPCLIITKTPCTCHSKTFLTPCQLHDTPRCNIKCESNMSCRRHKCMEICCSGKPAAKKREKTLFLKRDLNNETLVEPEHVCLKQCNLKLSCGIHDCTWKCHPGKCPPCLESDPNDLVCPCGKTVVPAPVRCGTKLPPCPNPCIKISEGPAPCGHRVGPHKCHPAGTDCPPCTANVIKKCRCYKKHDMRTLCLVPDSQVACGTECGLPLATCHHKCQKKCHVEGECEIKCAKPCGLKRSLCGHLCKEKCHGNSPCPEKVCHEKVVITCDCNRRTKQVECGATHDTQSRSETEKLPCDEECAKLQRHMELMEAFGMNEKPKNTKEQLESIVLVAKKFDDLNMPYSELVLNVYKKQVNWCDQICAVFDKFIEDTQKLSLHLKPMRVPQRQFIKELASAYALYSESQDREPNRSVYLKKIQSQSKKPELTLKDASELYQLFKTLEKERMQEHYSTKVTKTLINIPASETPLPAPYEGPNAIVISGVFDSSQIDNIEPLVHDFLKYTLVKTPQYRFLKDLNSVLIFPENYSGITKNTASDMEKVIPFIKTALQDQMLATGVEMCQVDENLSLVSQA